A window from Chrysemys picta bellii isolate R12L10 chromosome 2, ASM1138683v2, whole genome shotgun sequence encodes these proteins:
- the LOC135981833 gene encoding uncharacterized protein LOC135981833: MQSSPAVMAVQSGNRKRAPAWTDREVLDLIAVWGDESVLSELRSKRRNAKIYEKISKDMAERGYSRDATQCRVKIKELRQGYQKTKEANGRSGSHPQTSRFYEALHSILGAAATTTPPVTVDSEDGILSTAGSSDMLGDGEDEEGDEEGEAVGSSHNADFPDSQDLFITLTEIPYEASPAITPDTESGEGSATPSATVSQPSLESHSQRLARIRRRKKRTREDMFSELMASSQAQAAQQTQWRENLTRMHQANMDREERWRQEDQQATLTLLGLLREQTDTLRRLVDVLQERRQEDRAPLQSISNRPPPPPSPIPTSPKVQRRRGGRVPANSHSTPAESSSSRRLSFPKI, encoded by the exons atgcagagctctccagcagtgatggccgtgcagtctgggaatagaaagagagccccagcatggactgatcgtgaagtcttggatctcatcgctgtgtggggcgatgagtccgtgctttccgagctgcgatccaaaagaaggaatgcaaagatctacgagaagatctctaaagacatggcagagagaggatacagccgggatgcaacgcagtgccgcgtgaaaatcaaggagctgagacaaggctaccagaagaccaaagaggcaaacggacgctccggatcccatccccagacatcccgtttctacgaggcactgcattccatcctcggtgctgccgccaccactaccccaccagtgaccgtggactctgaggatgggatactgtccacggccggttcctcagacatgttaggggacggggaagatgaggaaggagatgaggagggcgaggcagttggcagctctcacaacgctgatttccccgacagccaggatctcttcatcacccttacagagatcccctacgaagcgtccccagccattaccccggacacagaatctggtgaaggatcagcca ccccgtctgcgactgtctcacaacctagcctggaatcacactcccagaggctagcgcggattaggcgtaggaagaagaggacacgggaggacatgttctctgagcttatggcctcttcccaagcccaggcagcacagcagacccagtggcgggagaacttgacccgaatgcaccaagccaacatggatcgggaggagaggtggcggcaggaagaccagcaggcgactctaacgctgcttggactactgagggagcaaacggacacactccggcgccttgtggatgttctgcaggaacggaggcaggaggacagagccccgctgcagtccatctctaaccgccctcccccgccaccaagtcccatacccacctcacccaaagtgcaaagaaggagaggcggcagagtccctgctaactctcactccacccctgcagagagctctagtagcagaaggctctcatttcccaaaatttga